In the Primulina eburnea isolate SZY01 chromosome 15, ASM2296580v1, whole genome shotgun sequence genome, ACAGAAAAAAGCAGAGAACATTGTCTACCAGGATCAGGTATTTTATATGTAGTTTACAGTCCTGTTGTATGTGGTGGTTCACTCTGAGCTGGTTTATCATGGCTTATTGGCATAATTATAAACTCACGCTTTCAGGTCAGCTGTCAATCAACCTCTAATTCAAATTATCCTCCTCAACTTTCAGAAAGTGAAGCTGTAGAAACTAAATTTACCTCTTCGAGAACTAATATGGTATCTGAACCTGTGAAGGAATTGTTGTCAACAACTGTAGGTGCGTCTTCTGAGGCTTCCAATCTTTCAAAGGAAGGTGCTGCAAAAAGGAAGACCAGTGATACTATGAGTTTAGGCACCTCGTACTTAACAAGCTGCCAGTTAAAACCCGACACAATTGGTGGAAAGGAACATGGTGAAGCCATAATGTTGATCACCGATCAGGATAGTTTGGATGCATCAATGAAATCTCTTTCTTTCGATTCATCAGAAACTTGTAAAATAGAGGAGAGTTCATTGCAGGAGGTTTCATCTACTGCAGATGATTTACTGGAACGGGCAAAGCAAAAGACAGAAGAGACTTCAGGTTACTGCTGTGATATTACCAAAGTGGATGATCGTGTATTTGAGTCTACTCACACAGCATATTGTGGCGATGTTGAGAATTCTGCGTCTGTGAACAGTTTATCTTCACaggatataaatattaaaatttcagATATGCCTTTACGCATGCCTGAGAACATTAGCACAAGGCCTGCTACGGTAGATCTGGTGTCTTCCCCTGTTTTAGTCACATCTCTTGAAGGTGCTTTGATATATGAAAATGAAGACAGTGACTCCAATAGTTATGGCATAATTTCTCCTTCTCCAGCTATCACCAATCAGAAAATCTTGTCAGATTCAAATGTGCAAAAAAGTGTTGCGCCTAGAGTAAAGAAGAGAAATAAAGATTTGTATAAAAAAGCAGATGCTGCCGGAACGAGTTCTGATTTGTATACGGCTTATAAGGGTCCAGAGGAAAAGAAAGAAACTGCGACGCTCGTAGAGGATTTAGAAAACGTTTCAAGTTCTAGCATCAAGCAGACATCTGTTGATGTCCCTCACCAAAATGCCTTGTTAACTGAGAAACCAGTTCTGATTAGAGTTGAGCCAGATGACTGGGAAAATGATGCTGATATCCCTACTCCACAGTCAGAAACATCAAATAATGAAATTCAGAGTGATGATAGAGATGGCGATATATTGGTGATAAAACGGTACTCTCGTGATTTTCTCTTCATATTTGCACAGCAGTGTACTGATCTCCCTGAAGGATTTGAAATCACTTCTGATGTTGCCGATGCATTGATGGTATCTAATGTCCAATTTTATCATGAGCCACACCCTAGTCCGGGACGAAATATCGATAGGCCCATTGGAGGCTCGAGATTAGATCGTCGTGGAAGTGACTTGGGGGAGGATGACAAATGGGGTAAATTTTCTGGACCCCTCGTGTCAGGCAGAGGAGACACGCGAGTGGATGTTGGTTATGTGGGTAATGTTACCGGGTTTCGAAATACTCAGGGAGGCAATTATGGTGTTCTGAGGAATCCACGGGGTCAAACATCCGTCCACTATTCTGGTGCCATTCTCTCTGGGCCAATTCAGCCCCTTGGTCCACATGGAGGCCTGCAAAGAAATACCTCCGATTCTGACAGATGGCAACGAGGAACTAGTTTCCAGAAGGGTTTTATTCCTTCTCCTCAGACTCCACTGCAAGTCATGCACAAAGCTGACAAAAAGTATGAGGTGGGTAAGATCACTGATGAGGAAGAAGCAAAACAGAGGCAGTTAAAGTCCATATTGAACAAGCTCACCCCACAAAACTTTGAGAAGCTGTTCGAGCAAGTAAAACAAGTGAACATTGACAATTTTGCTACTTTGTCCGGTGTGATCTCCCAGATTTTTGATAAAGCTCTGATGGAGCCCACCTTTTGTGAAATGTATGCCAACTTCTGTTTTCACCTTGCAGCAGATTTACCTAATTTGAAAGTGGACAATGAAACAATCACTTTCAAAACGCTGCTCCTGAACAAATGTCAAGAAGAATTTGAGAGGGGAGAAAGAGAGGAAGAGGAGGCAAATAAAGTGGAGGAAGAAGGTGAAAATATGCTTACAGCAGAAGAGAGAGAAGTGAAGAGACTCCAAGCTAGGAGACGCATGTTGGGTAATATTAGACTAATTGGAGAGCTGTACAAGAAAAAAATGTTAACTGCCAGAATAATGCATGAGTGCATTAATAAGTTGTTGGGTCAGTATCAGACTCCTGATGAGGAAAATATCGAAGCATTGTGCAAATTGATGAGCACGATTGGTGAGATGATAGATCATCATAAAGCAAAGGAACACATGGATTTCTATTTTGACATTATGGCTAAGCTGTCAAATAATATGAAGCTGTCATCTAGGGTAAGGTTCATGCTTAAAGATGTTATTGATCTTAGAAAGAATAGGTGGCAGCAGAGGCGGAAAGTTGAAGGTCCAAAAAAAATTGAGGAGGTACACAGAGACGCTGCCCAAGAGAAGCAGGCACAAGCTAGTAGGTTAGGCCGTGCTCCGAGTATGGGTAGCTCTGTCCGACGGGGCCCACATGTAGATTTTTCTCCTCGAACTCCTACTATGTTGTCTTCTCCAAATTCCCAGATGAGCGGCTTCCGTGCCGTCCAACCTCAGATACGTGGTTATGGTTCTCAGGATGTTAGGACCGAGGAGAGACATTCCATTGAGAGTAGGACAATGTCTGTTCCTCTGTCGCAAAGACCTCTTGGGGATGAGCCTATAACTCTTGGGCCTCAAGGTGGTCTTGCCAGGGGAATGGCTTTCAGGGGGCAGCAATCAGCACCTGGTATTCCTTTGCCTGAGATGCCAAATCCTGGAGATGAAAGGAGGGTGAGACCTGGTCTGAATGGATTCAATTCAATGCCAGATCGTTATGGCCAAAGAGAGGATTTCGCACCAAGATATTTGCCTGACATGTTTGCTGCTCCGCCCAATTATGACCAGTCACTTCCCCCAGAGCAAAAAGTTGCCTATGGAAATAGAGAAATTAGAAATACAGACCATGGCTTTGATAGATCTCTTCTTGCTTCTCCACCAACTCGTGGTGTATCCCCAATAAGTATGCAAGATGTATCTTCAGAAATAGTGTGGCCAGAAGAGTACCTGCAGGACAAGTCCATGGCTGCAATTAAGGAGTTCTACGGGTATGACCATATCTCCagtatgtttatttttattaatgtcCGCCGGTGTTCCATTGAGCAGTCTGTTCGAAATAATGCATGATAAATCTAAAATCCCTAAGAATGAGATAAGTTGGTATTACCTGAAAACCAATATTTTTTTCCTTGGTGTGATCACCTTTGAGGGTGTCTAGTATTTCCATGTTCGTTGAAAGGTCAAATATTCTTGTTTCTATGCTCTTCAATTCCGGAGTGTTTTctgtaaaaaagaaaaaaacagcATTGAATAGGTTGCCAACCTTTGTCATTGGATTGTTGATTTTCTCCTCATAAAACTAGTTGCATGAAGTGAATAGTTCCTTGAGAAACAAGCTGCAATCGTGTGCAGTTTATGGTGTTTAAAATTGTACTTGGATTATGAATTGGAACTTTATGAAAGATTCTATTCAACTATTATATCATGTTGGAAGTGGTCGTGGGTAGGTGATTTGGAGGCCGGTGGGATTGTATTTATATCTACAACTATGTTTGGCCGCCAGTGTGTATCATGGTTTCATTGGTTGTTTGAACTTTGAAATATTGTTCCGAGGATGTTCACTTCTATTGATTTTAGTTTGTTGAATTATAGCAGACATCATCGTGCATTATGCACTGATACAGATTAACTTGAAAATCtgtcttcattttttccagTGCAAGAGACGAAAATGAAGTTGCTTTATGCATCAAGGATCTGAATACCCCCACCTTCTATCCATCTATGATATCTATCTGGGTCACAGATTCTTTTGAGAGAAAAGACGTGGAAAGAGATCTCTTGACGAAGCTGCTTATTACCCTCGTAAAACGTCAAGATGGCACGATAAACAAGGATCAGCTCATCAAAGGGTATGCTACATCCAGTTCACTTTAAATAAATTACACATTAGAATTTTACTTTgtctgaaaaatatttgtattcGAACAGGTTTGAATCTGTTCTCTGTGTCTTGGAGGATGCTGTAAACGATGCCCCTAGGGCAGCAGAGTTCCTAAGTCGTATTCTTGCACAAGTTATATTGGAAAAGATTGTTGCACTTTCTGCAATTGGGCATTTGATATATGAAGGTGGAGAAGAGCAAGGGCGTCTTGTAGAAATTGGGCTTGCAGCCGAAGTTCTTGGAGGTATCTTGGAGATCATCAAATCAGAAAAAGGTGATTCAGTATTGAACGAGATTCGTTCAAGCTCTAATCTGCAGCTTGAAAACTTCAGGCCTCCGGGCTCAAAAAAATCTTGGAGATTGGATAAGTTCATTTAAAGGCTAGCGATGCTCATTACAACCTGTAGAGATTCATTCCTttctttataatattatatataaattaaaggGGGATTTTATGCTGGGTTAATCTTTACGATCTTATGCTACAATTTTGTCaagaattttattattattattattattattattattatgattttatcACAAGGGTCAGCAGAGCATCCAATATACGCATAATCGAATATTTATGTCCTCCAACAGGAACTGAACTTTTATCATCCttgtatatataaaatatctgGTCCGCATTTTTAGTTGTTTGCTAGAATAATTACCttggttttcttcatttttgacTTGTACATTCTGGCAAACAGAAGGGATTAAGAAGTAAAATTCACCTCAAATCATCTTTCTTGGTTTAGCTATGTATAAATGTGCCCCCCACAAGTTGAGCCGATCGATTCGATTTGAACTCATTTAAAGCTTGAGCTAGCTCTATTTCTTATCAACTAGTAAGCTCAACCCAAAAAACTGGCGAATTTTGGATGAGAAATTGCATTTGATTGCAAGTATGCAGTCACCATTTTAAGTTGATGCATAATTACTAGAAATGCCATCCAATTTTAGAAGGTGGTGAGTTTTTGCCAGAGCCTGAAACACAGATCGACCGAGTTTTCTTCAAAAGATATTAAAAGTACGGGGAATATGTCAGGAGTCCCCTTTGTTCCTGAAATTAAAATCTTTGGCAATAGTTGAAGAAATTTACAGTAGAATAACAGAAAATCCATGAATATAAGCTATCCAATAAAAATCAATCTGTAGCAGTCAATTTTCATGAAACAGAAGTAAATGTTCTCCAGTAATTGCGATTTGCAGGTGGTGATGGATGACTTGAGCCAACAATTTCCCGTATTCAGAAACAGTACAAAGTAACATGTGCCAAATTTAGTCGGACTAACACTTCGGAAAATGTAAAGTTGATGATACAAACGGGACAACTGACGGATAACGGATAGGAGACTTCTACTTGGATCTGCAAATAAATAGtgaaaactaaataaataatattcctCTTAGTAATAACAAGGGAATATAATAATTTGAGAAAAATAGATAATCAAAGTTGGCACGTATGGACACTAAAGCTATCAAAAGTGAACAGTGAAATTTTGACAAGGGACGCTGACAATAGTTCGGGTTCTTAGGCAAAAAAATTTGTACATGAAATCTGAAACCGACAAATAATCGGAAAAGTAATTGTGAGGGTTTTGCTCTCACTAGCGGATATGCCCTGGTACGAGATAGTTTAACAAATATGATATACTTCCccaacaatatctctatgttcTTATGATGAACATTTGAAACTAAAAATTATTATCGTAAACCGTTGCTTCCTGACATCTT is a window encoding:
- the LOC140813884 gene encoding LOW QUALITY PROTEIN: eukaryotic translation initiation factor 4G-like (The sequence of the model RefSeq protein was modified relative to this genomic sequence to represent the inferred CDS: deleted 1 base in 1 codon); protein product: MSHNQSRADRSESTQNKKTGRSGSFNQPRQFSGSVSSKGGGGGASFAPLNSSNRGVKKYNGNAPGVQSMPRSPNVSTDSSNSYASQALQNDVHKQQPTDRLSKAPVTNTASNFDPMDAIPQQVNQILPRPPSSDISVAAPSFNLSTASSESKAPATPAKPPGDASRSFPLQFGSISPGFVNGVQIPARTSSAPPSLDEQKKDQARLQSLRTAAPAKPLPSIPKQLPTKKDAGAFDQSNAGESQPVSKSRRDTQVSAAPPMAQTQKPSVLSVPGMPMQLQFHQPQVTVQFGGPNPQIQSQSMSGTSLQLPMPMPLPLSLGNPSVQPPMFVSGLPPHPMQAQGMMHQGQALNFPSQIGPQLPPQLGNMGMNMVPQFPQQQAVKYSGSRKAVKITHPDTHEELRLDGSPGPRSHSNVQPQSQHIPSFPPNHPMNFYTNPYNATSFYFPAASSAPPNSTQVPPTSQPPKFYKQVTMRPAIDPHGEKEVLQPTSYISVGKVQSLKPSKSHMDDSPRPQKEIGPLASSVLPDSKPGAGTSLTSELPSGSIDVEVNVPTTSVVTFSAADGFASKSSTLAEESSNGIVVPDPIKNEQKKAENIVYQDQVSCQSTSNSNYPPQLSESEAVETKFTSSRTNMVSEPVKELLSTTVGASSEASNLSKEGAAKRKTSDTMSLGTSYLTSCQLKPDTIGGKEHGEAIMLITDQDSLDASMKSLSFDSSETCKIEESSLQEVSSTADDLLERAKQKTEETSGYCCDITKVDDRVFESTHTAYCGDVENSASVNSLSSQDINIKISDMPLRMPENISTRPATVDLVSSPVLVTSLEGALIYENEDSDSNSYGIISPSPAITNQKILSDSNVQKSVAPRVKKRNKDLYKKADAAGTSSDLYTAYKGPEEKKETATLVEDLENVSSSSIKQTSVDVPHQNALLTEKPVLIRVEPDDWENDADIPTPQSETSNNEIQSDDRDGDILVIKRYSRDFLFIFAQQCTDLPEGFEITSDVADALMVSNVQFYHEPHPSPGRNIDRPIGGSRLDRRGSDLGEDDKWGKFSGPLVSGRGDTRVDVGYVGNVTGFRNTQGGNYGVLRNPRGQTSVHYSGAILSGPIQPLGPHGGLQRNTSDSDRWQRGTSFQKGFIPSPQTPLQVMHKADKKYEVGKITDEEEAKQRQLKSILNKLTPQNFEKLFEQVKQVNIDNFATLSGVISQIFDKALMEPTFCEMYANFCFHLAADLPNLKVDNETITFKTLLLNKCQEEFERGEREEEEANKVEEEGENMLTAEEREVKRLQARRRMLGNIRLIGELYKKKMLTARIMHECINKLLGQYQTPDEENIEALCKLMSTIGEMIDHHKAKEHMDFYFDIMAKLSNNMKLSSRVRFMLKDVIDLRKNRWQQRRKVEGPKKIEEVHRDAAQEKQAQASRLGRAPSMGSSVRRGPHVDFSPRTPTMLSSPNSQMSGFRAVQPQIRGYGSQDVRTEERHSIESRTMSVPLSQRPLGDEPITLGPQGGLARGMAFRGQQSAPGIPLPEMPNPGDERRVRPGLNGFNSMPDRYGQREDFAPRYLPDMFAAPPNYDQSLPPEQKVAYGNREIRNTDHGFDRSLLASPPTRGVSPISMQDVSSEIVWPEEYLQDKSMAAIKEFYGARDENEVALCIKDLNTPTFYPSMISIWVTDSFERKDVERDLLTKLLITLVKRQDGTINKDQLIKGFESVLCVLEDAVNDAPRAAEFLSRILAQVILEKIVALSAIGHLIYEGGEEQGRLVEIGLAAEVLGGILEIIKSEKGDSVLNEIRSSSNLQLENFRPPGSKKSWRLDKFI